In Clostridium swellfunianum, a genomic segment contains:
- the gdhA gene encoding NADP-specific glutamate dehydrogenase, with protein MVNENLSPKAYIEQVIENVKKRNANEPEFIQAVEEVLDSLAPVLEKHPEYIEANLLERFCEPERQIMFRVPWVDDNGRTQVNRGFRVQFNGVIGPFKGGLRFHPSVYIGIIKFLGFEQILKNSLTGLPIGGGKGGSDFDPRGKSDAEIMRFCQSFMTELYRHIGPDVDVPAGDIGVGGREIGYLYGQYRRIRGAFENGVLTGKGLSYGGSLVRPEATGFGVTYFCNEMLKHEGESFVGKTVAISGFGNVAWGACRKIEQLGGKVVTLSGPDGYIYDPAGVTGEKIDYLAEMLKINKGARVKDYADKYGVEFFPGQKPWGVKADIVMPCAVQNDIQLEHAKQIVANGTKFVAEAANMPCTNEAVQYFLANGVIVGPAKAANAGGVATSALEMSQNSMRMAWTAEEVDAKLHQIMINIYNNCKNASENYGFGYNLVAGANIAGFVKVAEAMHAQGNY; from the coding sequence ATGGTTAATGAAAATTTAAGTCCTAAGGCCTATATTGAACAGGTTATTGAAAACGTTAAGAAGAGAAATGCTAACGAGCCTGAGTTTATTCAAGCTGTAGAAGAGGTTTTAGATTCGCTAGCTCCTGTTCTAGAAAAACATCCTGAATATATCGAAGCAAATCTTCTTGAGAGATTCTGCGAGCCAGAAAGACAAATAATGTTTAGAGTTCCATGGGTAGATGATAATGGTAGAACTCAAGTTAACCGTGGCTTCAGAGTACAGTTTAATGGGGTTATAGGACCTTTCAAGGGAGGACTTAGATTCCATCCATCAGTTTATATTGGAATAATTAAGTTCTTAGGTTTTGAGCAAATATTAAAGAATTCCCTAACTGGACTTCCAATAGGTGGAGGAAAAGGCGGGTCAGACTTCGATCCAAGAGGAAAGTCAGATGCTGAAATAATGAGATTCTGCCAAAGCTTTATGACAGAATTATATAGACATATAGGACCAGATGTAGACGTTCCTGCAGGTGATATCGGTGTTGGAGGAAGAGAAATAGGTTATTTATATGGACAATATAGAAGAATTAGAGGCGCTTTTGAAAACGGTGTCTTAACAGGAAAAGGCTTATCCTATGGTGGAAGCTTAGTAAGACCTGAAGCTACAGGCTTTGGAGTTACTTACTTCTGCAATGAAATGCTTAAGCATGAAGGTGAAAGCTTTGTTGGAAAAACTGTAGCTATATCAGGATTTGGTAACGTTGCTTGGGGTGCTTGCAGAAAGATAGAACAGCTTGGAGGAAAAGTTGTTACTCTATCAGGTCCGGACGGATATATTTACGACCCAGCTGGAGTTACAGGAGAAAAGATAGACTACTTAGCTGAAATGCTTAAAATAAACAAAGGTGCAAGAGTTAAGGATTACGCTGACAAGTATGGTGTAGAGTTCTTCCCAGGACAAAAGCCATGGGGGGTAAAAGCTGATATAGTTATGCCTTGTGCAGTTCAAAACGATATTCAGCTTGAACATGCTAAACAAATAGTTGCTAACGGAACTAAATTTGTTGCTGAAGCTGCAAATATGCCATGTACTAACGAAGCAGTACAGTACTTCCTTGCTAATGGAGTAATAGTAGGACCTGCAAAGGCTGCTAATGCTGGTGGAGTTGCTACTTCTGCTCTTGAAATGTCACAAAACAGCATGAGAATGGCTTGGACAGCTGAAGAAGTTGATGCTAAGCTTCATCAAATAATGATTAACATATACAACAACTGCAAGAATGCTTCAGAAAACTACGGCTTTGGTTACAACCTAGTTGCAGGTGCTAATATAGCTGGTTTTGTAAAGGTTGCAGAAGCAATGCATGCTCAAGGAAACTATTAG
- a CDS encoding NAD(P)/FAD-dependent oxidoreductase produces MSKVIVIGGGPAGMMAAIAASDKHEVILLEKNEKLGKKLFITGKGRCNITNAKEISEFFNYIPGNPYFLYSALYTYTNEDTIKFFEDLGVKLKVERGDRVFPTSDKSSDIIGAFQRELERRKIKVLLNSSVKKMIYENNKIKAVFLSNDKIINGDYFILCTGGMSYPRTGSTGEGLSFAKELGHNIVTPRPSLIPITSSEDWIKDLQGLSLKNVELSIVDSKGKSLFKDFGEMLFTHFGISGPLVLSASGVVRENLKLKAVIDLKPALGFDELDKRVQSDFAKYSNKDFRNSLDELLPKKLIDVVVRLSEIDEDKKVNLITREERKNLVKLLKNFTLSITGVRPIEEAIVTSGGIDTKEIDPSTMQSKVIENLYFAGEVIDVDAYTGGYNIQIALSTGFLAGSRVGE; encoded by the coding sequence TTGTCCAAAGTAATAGTAATTGGCGGAGGACCTGCAGGAATGATGGCTGCAATAGCAGCGTCAGATAAACATGAGGTTATACTGCTAGAAAAAAATGAAAAGCTTGGAAAAAAACTTTTTATAACAGGAAAAGGCAGATGCAATATAACCAATGCTAAAGAGATAAGTGAATTTTTTAATTATATACCAGGAAATCCTTATTTCTTATACAGCGCTTTATATACATACACAAACGAAGATACAATAAAGTTCTTTGAAGATTTAGGCGTTAAGCTCAAAGTAGAAAGAGGCGATAGAGTTTTTCCAACATCAGATAAATCTTCTGATATAATAGGCGCCTTTCAAAGAGAGCTTGAAAGGCGTAAAATTAAAGTTCTGCTAAATTCATCTGTAAAAAAAATGATTTATGAGAATAATAAGATAAAAGCAGTTTTTCTTTCTAATGACAAAATAATTAATGGAGATTACTTCATCTTGTGCACAGGGGGAATGTCATACCCTAGAACTGGATCAACTGGCGAAGGCTTAAGCTTTGCAAAGGAATTAGGACATAATATTGTAACTCCAAGACCATCTTTGATTCCAATAACTTCATCTGAGGATTGGATAAAAGATTTACAAGGATTATCTTTAAAAAATGTTGAATTAAGCATTGTTGATAGTAAAGGAAAGTCTTTGTTTAAGGACTTTGGAGAGATGCTCTTTACTCACTTTGGCATTTCAGGACCTCTTGTTTTAAGCGCTAGCGGAGTAGTTAGAGAAAATTTAAAGCTAAAAGCCGTTATAGATCTTAAGCCTGCTTTAGGTTTTGACGAGCTTGATAAAAGAGTTCAAAGTGATTTTGCAAAGTATTCTAACAAGGATTTTAGAAATTCATTGGATGAATTACTTCCTAAAAAGCTTATTGATGTCGTTGTAAGATTATCAGAAATAGATGAAGACAAAAAGGTTAATTTGATAACCCGGGAAGAAAGAAAAAATCTTGTAAAACTTCTTAAAAACTTCACTTTAAGTATAACCGGTGTAAGACCTATTGAGGAAGCCATTGTAACTTCAGGAGGAATTGATACAAAAGAAATAGATCCATCTACCATGCAGTCAAAGGTTATAGAAAATCTTTATTTTGCTGGTGAGGTTATAGATGTAGACGCTTATACTGGAGGTTATAACATTCAAATTGCGCTTTCAACAGGATTCCTTGCTGGAAGCAGGGTAGGTGAATAA
- the cmk gene encoding (d)CMP kinase encodes MELRLSVAIDGPAGAGKSTIAKILAKRFNLMYINTGAMYRAVTLRAMEENIAPEDKERLLDLVDSLDMHFKNDDLILNNENISEQVCMPSISNNVSNYAAIPEVRERLVYLQQKMSEKYNVVMDGRDIGTVVLKDAPFKFYLTASAEERASRRYKEFCEKGIEVNYEELLEDIKRRDYIDSHREVNPLTKAEDAIEIDSSNLTIERVVDKMADYIISRTKL; translated from the coding sequence ATGGAATTGAGATTATCAGTAGCTATAGATGGTCCGGCAGGTGCGGGTAAAAGTACTATTGCAAAGATTTTAGCAAAAAGATTTAATCTTATGTATATAAATACTGGTGCAATGTATAGGGCTGTAACTCTAAGGGCAATGGAAGAAAATATTGCTCCAGAGGATAAAGAAAGACTATTAGACTTAGTAGACAGCCTTGATATGCACTTTAAAAATGATGATTTAATACTTAATAATGAGAATATCAGCGAACAGGTTTGCATGCCTTCGATAAGCAATAATGTATCAAATTATGCGGCAATTCCGGAAGTTAGAGAGCGGTTGGTTTATCTTCAACAAAAGATGTCCGAGAAATACAATGTTGTAATGGACGGGAGAGATATTGGAACCGTAGTATTAAAGGATGCGCCTTTTAAGTTTTACTTAACTGCAAGCGCAGAGGAAAGAGCTTCAAGAAGATACAAGGAGTTTTGCGAAAAAGGAATTGAAGTTAATTATGAAGAACTTTTAGAAGATATAAAAAGAAGAGACTACATAGATTCTCACAGAGAAGTTAATCCTTTAACTAAGGCAGAGGATGCTATTGAAATAGATTCTTCTAACTTAACCATTGAGCGGGTTGTAGATAAGATGGCAGACTACATCATTTCAAGGACTAAATTATAA
- the aroH gene encoding chorismate mutase has translation MLSVRGATTISYNSEAEIKKASLELFEEMIKQNDINVDDITSIFFSCTRDITKAYPGKYVREAFNLNRTAIMHFNEMHVEGSLKLCIRVLILLDIKEKKDIKYIYLNEAKNLRKDLFDIK, from the coding sequence TTGTTATCAGTAAGAGGAGCTACGACTATTTCTTATAATTCTGAAGCGGAAATCAAAAAAGCTTCCTTAGAATTATTTGAAGAGATGATTAAACAAAATGATATTAATGTCGACGACATTACTTCTATATTCTTTTCCTGCACTCGAGATATAACTAAAGCTTATCCTGGCAAGTACGTAAGGGAGGCTTTTAATCTAAATAGAACTGCTATTATGCATTTCAATGAAATGCATGTGGAAGGTTCTTTAAAGCTTTGCATTAGGGTTTTAATCCTGTTGGACATAAAAGAAAAGAAAGATATAAAATACATATATCTTAATGAAGCTAAAAATTTAAGAAAAGATTTATTTGATATTAAATAA